In one window of Vibrio sp. JC009 DNA:
- a CDS encoding DJ-1 family glyoxalase III, giving the protein MSKKILVPIAPGTEEMEAVTIIDILVRAGYDVTVASADFEGRLTMKASRGVTLTADCKLVDVADDEFDVIALPGGVGGSETFRDSTLLVEMVKQQKYDGRWMAAICAAPALVLQSHNIYPGALMTCHPSFQSHIPEDCWRVKRVTIDINNKLITSQGPGSALEFAMEIIIQLSGKEHAWKVAEPMVTLPNLHYQEMSES; this is encoded by the coding sequence ATGAGTAAAAAAATACTTGTCCCTATCGCTCCCGGTACCGAAGAGATGGAAGCGGTAACCATTATCGATATCCTTGTTCGCGCCGGTTACGATGTGACAGTCGCCAGTGCAGACTTCGAAGGCCGGTTGACAATGAAAGCCTCCCGCGGCGTTACTCTTACCGCAGACTGTAAACTTGTGGATGTTGCCGATGATGAGTTTGACGTAATCGCTCTGCCTGGCGGTGTCGGGGGCTCAGAAACATTCAGAGACAGCACTCTGCTGGTTGAAATGGTTAAACAGCAAAAGTATGACGGACGCTGGATGGCGGCTATCTGCGCAGCACCGGCATTAGTGCTGCAAAGCCACAATATTTACCCGGGTGCACTTATGACCTGTCACCCTTCATTCCAGAGCCATATCCCGGAAGATTGCTGGCGGGTAAAACGGGTCACTATTGATATCAACAACAAACTAATCACCAGTCAGGGGCCGGGCTCTGCGCTGGAGTTTGCAATGGAAATCATTATACAGCTCTCAGGTAAAGAGCATGCGTGGAAAGTTGCCGAACCTATGGTAACCCTGCCAAATCTTCATTACCAGGAGATGAGTGAATCGTGA
- the panE gene encoding 2-dehydropantoate 2-reductase, with protein MNITVLGAGAIGSLWAYKLSQAGHTVSVWTKSSEESRYPIQLDENAEIVLPANSKESLGNSDLILITVKAWQVKEAILPLIQDIHPDTILLLMHNGMGAVDEIKQQLADFPVVLATTTQAAYKPEKSHVLHTGKGTTQLGAFNDKGNHCQFLAEVLNHALAEVIWNDNIYHALWNKLAINCAINPLTAIHQIKNGQLSDAAFQDQLEEIVAEVAKVMSQEKVLTSKEELLGSVQKVINATAENNSSMQQDILHKRRSEIDYINGYLCRVAGKHLIATPQNNKLYQQIKDIEQGWKL; from the coding sequence TTGAATATCACAGTACTGGGCGCCGGAGCAATCGGCTCTCTCTGGGCATATAAGCTATCTCAGGCCGGGCATACCGTTTCAGTCTGGACAAAGTCCTCTGAAGAGAGCCGTTACCCAATTCAGCTGGATGAAAACGCAGAGATAGTATTGCCGGCGAACAGCAAAGAGTCGCTTGGTAATAGCGATCTGATTCTTATCACAGTAAAAGCCTGGCAGGTAAAAGAGGCTATTTTACCTCTGATACAAGATATCCATCCCGATACTATTTTGCTGCTTATGCATAACGGTATGGGTGCAGTGGATGAAATTAAGCAGCAGCTGGCAGACTTTCCGGTAGTTTTAGCGACGACAACTCAGGCTGCTTATAAGCCAGAGAAAAGCCACGTTCTGCATACCGGCAAAGGAACCACTCAACTGGGGGCCTTCAATGACAAGGGAAACCATTGCCAGTTTCTGGCTGAGGTACTCAACCACGCCCTTGCAGAAGTGATCTGGAACGACAATATTTATCATGCACTCTGGAATAAACTTGCTATTAACTGTGCTATTAATCCTCTGACAGCCATTCATCAGATAAAAAACGGGCAGCTCTCGGATGCTGCGTTTCAGGATCAACTGGAAGAGATAGTGGCAGAAGTGGCAAAAGTTATGAGTCAGGAAAAAGTGTTAACCAGCAAAGAGGAGCTGCTTGGATCGGTACAGAAGGTGATTAACGCCACGGCTGAAAACAACTCCTCCATGCAACAGGACATTTTGCATAAAAGACGAAGTGAAATTGACTATATTAATGGTTATCTCTGCCGCGTTGCCGGGAAGCACTTAATCGCAACACCACAGAACAACAAACTCTATCAACAGATAAAAGATATAGAACAAGGCTGGAAATTATGA
- a CDS encoding MarR family transcriptional regulator, translated as MSLKSVLFDFERFLSREWRAYSKEDPMAKLSFNEFDYLKVIQLSKEPIRITDLAKEMMVAKPSASNMIVRLEKKGLVQRTCCAEDARVKRVILTEKAKNDLSLEEKVNSIIAAKLEKRITAEEAEQIVAIFTKMMK; from the coding sequence ATGTCCTTGAAATCCGTTTTATTCGACTTTGAGCGCTTTCTTTCAAGAGAGTGGCGTGCTTATTCAAAAGAAGATCCAATGGCGAAGCTCAGTTTTAATGAGTTTGACTACCTAAAGGTCATACAACTATCGAAAGAGCCAATACGAATTACGGATCTCGCCAAGGAGATGATGGTAGCCAAACCTTCTGCGTCAAATATGATTGTAAGGCTTGAGAAGAAGGGACTGGTTCAGCGAACCTGCTGTGCTGAAGATGCACGGGTAAAAAGAGTCATTCTTACTGAAAAAGCGAAAAATGATCTCTCGCTGGAAGAGAAGGTTAACTCCATTATTGCGGCTAAATTAGAAAAGCGCATTACTGCAGAAGAAGCAGAGCAAATTGTTGCGATTTTTACCAAGATGATGAAGTAG
- a CDS encoding cysteine desulfurase, translated as MVKFDVNAVKAQFPALADESLVYLDSAATTQKPQAVIEAITQYYSSQNANVHRGSHSLTAHATNRFEQAREIVRQFIGAASVKEIVWTRGATEALNLIAQTWARSTLSKGDTILVGESEHHANIVPWQIVAEQTGASVVKIPVKRDGHLCQETYQSLLDEDRVKMVAVAHITNVTGSRNPIESMIKLAHEAGAKVVVDGSQGIVHEKLDLVMLDADFYVFSGHKIYAPTGIGVLYGKRELLETMPPWHGGGKMVQKVSFEGTTYSELPGKFEAGTPNIAGAIALAEAINWYQQFDITAIEQHISDLQQLTYTKLCELDDIEIIGYQKGASVISFVMDGVHHQDIATLLDKQGIAVRSGHHCAHPLMDAFGIKGTVRVSFGVYNTVEDVERFVAGVVKAVGIL; from the coding sequence ATCGTGAAGTTTGATGTAAACGCAGTTAAAGCTCAGTTTCCGGCTCTGGCTGATGAGTCTCTGGTATACCTTGATAGTGCAGCTACAACGCAAAAACCCCAGGCCGTTATCGAAGCAATAACCCAGTACTACAGCAGTCAGAATGCCAATGTGCACAGAGGCAGCCATAGCCTGACAGCCCATGCGACCAACCGGTTTGAGCAGGCGCGTGAAATCGTGCGCCAGTTTATTGGTGCTGCCAGCGTAAAAGAGATTGTCTGGACAAGAGGTGCAACTGAGGCTCTTAACCTGATCGCTCAAACCTGGGCAAGAAGCACGCTGAGCAAAGGCGATACAATCCTTGTGGGTGAATCTGAACACCACGCCAATATTGTTCCCTGGCAGATTGTCGCTGAGCAGACCGGAGCCTCTGTGGTAAAGATTCCGGTTAAGAGAGATGGTCACCTTTGTCAGGAAACATACCAGTCACTGCTTGATGAAGACCGTGTAAAAATGGTTGCGGTTGCTCATATCACCAATGTCACCGGCAGCAGAAACCCTATCGAGAGCATGATTAAGCTGGCTCACGAAGCCGGTGCAAAAGTGGTCGTTGACGGCTCTCAGGGAATAGTTCACGAGAAGCTCGATCTTGTCATGCTTGATGCCGACTTCTACGTGTTCTCCGGGCACAAGATCTACGCCCCGACAGGTATTGGCGTGCTCTACGGCAAGCGAGAACTTCTGGAAACTATGCCCCCATGGCACGGCGGCGGAAAAATGGTTCAGAAGGTCTCATTTGAAGGCACCACCTACTCCGAACTTCCCGGTAAGTTTGAAGCAGGAACGCCAAATATAGCCGGTGCAATCGCCCTGGCAGAAGCGATCAACTGGTATCAGCAATTTGATATCACAGCAATTGAGCAACATATTTCAGACCTCCAGCAACTTACCTATACCAAACTCTGCGAGCTGGACGATATAGAGATCATTGGCTACCAGAAAGGAGCCAGCGTTATCAGCTTCGTTATGGATGGCGTCCATCATCAGGACATTGCCACACTGCTGGATAAGCAGGGAATCGCTGTACGTTCAGGGCATCATTGTGCTCATCCGCTAATGGATGCTTTTGGTATTAAAGGGACAGTCCGGGTTTCTTTTGGGGTTTATAATACGGTGGAGGATGTGGAGAGGTTTGTTGCTGGGGTGGTTAAGGCGGTGGGTATTTTGTAG
- a CDS encoding sigma-70 family RNA polymerase sigma factor, with protein sequence MAITVENAQSMSRQDWAECMERVKSEDKRAYAVIFRYFTPRLKQFLMKKINNEQVALELVQDTMAAVWQKSHMFDPEKSALSTWIYTLARNLCFDMLRKQKGKELSIESDDIWPGEYSPPDLVEHYSPEQMILKEQVMRYLHMLPDNQRDVVKAVYVDDISQQEAAERLDIPIGTVKSRLRLAVEKLKQTMNSEQL encoded by the coding sequence ATGGCTATCACTGTTGAAAATGCTCAGTCAATGTCCAGGCAGGATTGGGCAGAATGCATGGAGCGGGTAAAAAGTGAGGATAAGCGGGCCTATGCCGTTATCTTTCGTTATTTCACTCCTCGCTTAAAGCAGTTTTTAATGAAGAAGATCAATAATGAGCAGGTGGCGCTTGAGCTGGTGCAGGACACTATGGCTGCTGTCTGGCAGAAGTCGCATATGTTTGATCCTGAAAAGAGTGCGTTGTCTACCTGGATTTATACACTGGCCAGGAATCTCTGCTTTGATATGCTGCGCAAGCAGAAAGGCAAAGAGCTCAGCATAGAGTCCGACGACATCTGGCCGGGAGAGTATTCACCGCCAGATCTGGTTGAGCACTATTCTCCGGAGCAGATGATTCTGAAAGAGCAGGTCATGAGGTATCTGCATATGCTGCCGGATAATCAGAGAGATGTGGTCAAAGCGGTTTACGTGGATGATATATCTCAGCAGGAAGCGGCTGAAAGACTGGATATACCCATAGGAACCGTGAAATCCAGATTAAGACTGGCGGTTGAGAAGTTAAAACAGACAATGAATTCGGAGCAGTTATGA
- a CDS encoding outer membrane protein OmpK, protein MRKSFLTLSLLAATSAPVFAADYSDGDIHKNDYQWSQFNLMYAVGELPGESNHDYLEMEFGGRSGIFDLYGYVDVFNLTSDSSSDKAGKDKIFMQFAPRMSLDAVTGKDLSFGAVKELYIASVMEWGGNDGSTNNQKIGLGSDIELPWFGKVGLNLYGTYDGNHSDWNGYQISTNWFKPFYTFGNGSFVSYQGYIDYQFGMKDEYSSSSTGGGMFNGIYWHSERYAVGYGLKLYQDIYGIEDSSALKTSGVSHYFDVTYKF, encoded by the coding sequence ATGCGTAAATCATTTCTCACTCTTAGCCTTTTAGCCGCCACTTCAGCGCCGGTATTTGCAGCTGATTATTCAGATGGCGATATTCATAAAAACGACTATCAATGGTCTCAGTTCAATCTAATGTATGCCGTTGGTGAACTGCCAGGAGAGTCCAACCACGATTATCTGGAAATGGAATTCGGTGGCCGCTCCGGTATTTTCGATCTGTATGGTTATGTTGATGTATTTAACCTGACGTCCGATTCAAGCAGTGACAAAGCTGGTAAGGATAAGATCTTTATGCAATTTGCTCCGCGTATGTCTCTGGATGCAGTCACCGGAAAAGATCTCTCCTTCGGAGCCGTTAAAGAGCTCTATATTGCATCCGTGATGGAATGGGGTGGCAATGACGGTAGTACCAATAACCAAAAAATCGGTCTTGGCTCAGATATCGAGCTGCCCTGGTTTGGCAAAGTAGGCCTGAACCTGTACGGAACTTATGATGGCAACCATAGTGACTGGAATGGCTATCAGATTTCTACCAACTGGTTTAAGCCTTTCTACACCTTCGGAAACGGTTCTTTTGTCTCTTACCAGGGTTACATTGATTACCAGTTTGGTATGAAAGATGAGTACTCATCTTCAAGTACTGGTGGTGGTATGTTCAACGGTATTTACTGGCACTCCGAGCGTTACGCTGTGGGTTATGGTCTTAAACTTTATCAGGACATTTACGGTATTGAAGACTCAAGCGCTCTGAAAACAAGCGGGGTAAGCCATTATTTCGATGTGACTTATAAATTCTGA
- a CDS encoding ChrR family anti-sigma-E factor: protein MSYHPSEEMLLAYADGTIDACNGVAVAAHLEVCHECKFKVESLEEELSKELACFPDMDFDDDFEAMLEGITALPKDNTQVKTEANSHIEVNGKSFVLPRSLSRLSRRITKWHSYGGKVYSAQLKVDEPARMNLLYINKGVTVPQHTHKGIESTLVLHGSFRDENGTYKAGDFIVTDGSVKHSPETPEDQDCLCLTILTEPMVFTQGVARVFNMFGRGMYP, encoded by the coding sequence ATGAGCTATCACCCAAGCGAAGAGATGTTGCTGGCGTATGCGGATGGCACGATAGACGCGTGTAATGGCGTTGCTGTTGCTGCTCATCTGGAAGTATGCCACGAGTGCAAGTTTAAGGTAGAGTCACTGGAAGAGGAACTTTCTAAAGAGTTAGCCTGTTTTCCGGATATGGATTTTGATGATGATTTTGAAGCCATGCTGGAAGGGATTACAGCTTTGCCGAAGGACAATACGCAGGTAAAAACTGAGGCAAACAGCCATATTGAAGTTAACGGTAAGAGCTTTGTATTGCCTCGCTCGCTGAGCAGGCTGAGCAGACGCATTACTAAGTGGCACAGTTATGGCGGCAAGGTTTACAGTGCTCAGCTGAAAGTTGATGAGCCGGCAAGAATGAACCTTTTGTATATTAACAAGGGAGTGACCGTGCCTCAGCATACCCACAAAGGCATTGAGTCGACACTGGTGCTGCATGGCAGTTTTAGAGATGAGAACGGAACCTACAAGGCGGGTGACTTTATTGTGACTGACGGCAGTGTTAAACATTCACCGGAAACGCCGGAGGATCAGGATTGTCTTTGTCTGACTATTCTTACTGAACCTATGGTTTTTACTCAGGGGGTTGCGAGGGTTTTTAATATGTTTGGGAGGGGGATGTATCCTTAG
- a CDS encoding MATE family efflux transporter: protein MSKSIYKQFWHYTLPTVAAMLVNGLYQVIDGIFIGQYVGADGLAGINVAWPVIGSVMGIGMMVGVGTGALSSINLGAENRGKAKQIISTGLICLLGLYPVIGLFLYFYSDQLLLLQGVEGRVFELGKQYLDILVVASLVSLGSIALPFLIRNDNSPKLATLLMVAGALINIALDYLLIGVLGWELTGAAVATAIAQLVTTISGIGYFFSRRSTMRLSLSGLTVRFEELPQIFAIGLSSFFMYVYGSVMVAVHNWMFAQHGGVLVVGAYAIIGYIVTIYYLTVEGVANGMQPLASFNHGANKPELVRKLLNLAMWVSVLLGVFFTLVINLCPEPIISVFNAQDSELMEATTLGIRLHMITLFLDGFIVVAAAYYQSVGSSKKAMFTTGGNMLAQLPFLLILPMWFGLEGVWLAYPVSNVVVGVVVFYVLRKDLKEI, encoded by the coding sequence ATGTCCAAGTCTATTTATAAACAGTTCTGGCACTACACCTTGCCCACGGTAGCAGCCATGCTGGTTAACGGCCTGTATCAGGTTATCGATGGCATATTTATCGGTCAGTATGTTGGTGCTGACGGTTTGGCGGGTATCAATGTAGCATGGCCTGTTATCGGCTCTGTAATGGGCATTGGCATGATGGTTGGAGTGGGAACCGGAGCTCTATCTTCTATCAACCTTGGCGCTGAAAACAGGGGTAAAGCAAAGCAGATAATTAGTACAGGTTTGATTTGCCTGCTTGGATTGTATCCGGTAATCGGGCTATTTCTGTACTTTTATTCTGATCAGCTATTACTCCTTCAGGGTGTGGAAGGGCGGGTATTTGAGCTTGGTAAGCAGTATCTGGATATTTTAGTTGTTGCCAGCCTGGTTTCTTTAGGTTCGATAGCGCTGCCGTTTCTTATCCGTAATGATAACAGTCCGAAGCTGGCGACACTGTTAATGGTGGCCGGTGCCCTTATTAATATCGCGCTGGATTACCTGCTGATCGGCGTGCTGGGCTGGGAGTTGACCGGAGCTGCGGTTGCAACGGCTATCGCACAGCTTGTTACCACGATTTCCGGTATCGGATACTTTTTCAGCCGGCGTTCTACCATGCGCCTCTCGCTGTCCGGACTTACCGTGAGGTTTGAAGAGCTGCCTCAGATCTTCGCAATCGGCCTCTCCAGCTTTTTTATGTATGTTTACGGTTCAGTTATGGTTGCAGTTCATAACTGGATGTTCGCTCAGCATGGCGGTGTGTTGGTGGTAGGCGCCTACGCCATTATCGGGTATATCGTGACGATCTATTATCTGACGGTTGAAGGTGTCGCGAATGGTATGCAACCGCTGGCGAGCTTTAATCATGGCGCGAACAAGCCTGAACTGGTGCGTAAGCTACTGAATCTGGCCATGTGGGTTTCAGTGTTGCTGGGAGTATTTTTTACCCTTGTGATCAACCTGTGCCCGGAACCCATCATTTCGGTCTTCAATGCCCAGGACTCTGAGCTGATGGAAGCCACCACCTTAGGTATCCGCCTGCACATGATCACTCTGTTTTTAGATGGCTTTATCGTGGTTGCCGCTGCTTATTATCAGTCTGTGGGTAGCAGTAAAAAAGCCATGTTTACCACAGGCGGAAATATGCTGGCTCAACTGCCGTTTCTGCTGATACTGCCAATGTGGTTCGGGCTGGAAGGGGTCTGGTTGGCTTATCCGGTTTCGAATGTTGTGGTTGGGGTTGTTGTGTTTTATGTTTTGCGGAAGGATTTGAAGGAAATATAA